From one Cyanobacterium stanieri PCC 7202 genomic stretch:
- a CDS encoding Cysteine desulfurase (PFAM: Aminotransferase class-V~TIGRFAM: cysteine desulfurase NifS~COGs: COG1104 Cysteine sulfinate desulfinase/cysteine desulfurase~InterPro IPR000192:IPR016454:IPR020578~KEGG: cyh:Cyan8802_1092 cysteine desulfurase~PFAM: aminotransferase class V~PRIAM: Cysteine desulfurase~SPTR: Cysteine desulfurase), whose amino-acid sequence MRPIYLDCHATTPMDKRVLEAMMPFFTDYFGNASSVAHIYGWEAEAGIKKAREIIARAINAKENEIVFTSGATEADNLAIKGVAEAYFDKGKHIITVATEHKAVIEPCEYLMDLGFEVSFLPVNKNGLLDLDLLRQTIRDDTILVSVMAANNEIGVLQPLADIGQICHDRGVIFHTDAAQAIGKIPLDVQAMNIDLMSLTAHKIYGPKGIGALYIRRRNPRVKIASQIQGGGQENKIRSGTLCTPNIVGFGSAVEIAMNSMEKENQKQKKMRDYLWENISQLDGIILNGDLEKRLSGNLNISVEGVDGAALLLALQPTVAVSSGSACTSESTKPSHVLTALGHPKSLAQASLRFGIGRFNTDEEMEKVTEATLKAIRSLRKSH is encoded by the coding sequence ATGCGTCCAATATATTTAGATTGTCATGCGACAACTCCCATGGATAAAAGAGTTTTAGAGGCGATGATGCCCTTTTTTACCGATTATTTTGGTAATGCTTCTAGTGTTGCCCATATTTATGGTTGGGAAGCTGAAGCAGGGATAAAGAAGGCGAGGGAAATCATTGCGAGGGCAATTAATGCGAAGGAAAATGAAATTGTTTTTACCAGTGGAGCAACCGAGGCGGATAATTTAGCCATTAAAGGGGTGGCGGAGGCTTATTTTGATAAGGGAAAACATATTATCACCGTGGCAACGGAACATAAGGCGGTAATCGAACCCTGCGAATATTTGATGGATTTAGGTTTTGAGGTGAGTTTTTTACCAGTAAATAAAAATGGTTTACTGGATTTGGATTTGTTACGGCAAACCATCAGGGATGATACTATTTTGGTGTCGGTAATGGCGGCAAATAACGAAATTGGGGTATTACAACCTTTGGCAGACATTGGGCAAATTTGCCATGATAGGGGTGTTATTTTCCATACGGATGCGGCTCAAGCCATCGGTAAAATTCCCCTAGATGTACAAGCAATGAATATTGATTTGATGTCTTTGACGGCTCACAAAATTTATGGACCAAAGGGTATTGGGGCTTTGTATATCCGTCGTCGCAATCCGAGGGTAAAAATTGCCTCCCAGATTCAGGGGGGAGGGCAAGAGAATAAGATTCGCTCTGGTACTTTATGCACTCCTAATATTGTGGGTTTTGGTAGCGCGGTAGAAATTGCCATGAATTCCATGGAAAAAGAAAACCAAAAACAAAAAAAAATGAGGGATTATCTCTGGGAAAATATCAGCCAACTAGATGGCATTATCCTTAATGGAGATTTGGAAAAAAGACTATCGGGGAACCTTAATATTAGTGTCGAAGGTGTGGATGGTGCTGCATTGTTACTCGCCCTACAGCCCACCGTTGCGGTTTCCTCTGGTTCTGCTTGTACTTCTGAATCTACTAAACCCTCCCATGTTTTAACTGCTTTAGGACATCCGAAATCCCTCGCTCAAGCCTCATTACGGTTTGGCATTGGCAGATTTAACACTGATGAAGAAATGGAAAAGGTGACCGAAGCCACCCTTAAAGCCATCAGAAGTTTACGAAAATCTCATTAA
- a CDS encoding CHRD domain containing protein (PFAM: CHRD domain~InterPro IPR010895~KEGG: syf:Synpcc7942_2003 hypothetical protein~PFAM: CHRD domain containing protein~SMART: CHRD domain containing protein~SPTR: Putative uncharacterized protein), with protein sequence MRKYQTLLSKFSISAFALIFATNFAVPSHALSSSESDLEAGKLAMMHDGASEEEMEAMEGSETMEAQMEMMEESSMEEEQEMGFKVMTAMLSGDNVYPTPVETNAGGVAVAILSENNTLMVYGSFNALSSPLRDYETDPVDPPNPAITSAVHLHIGTPEENGSFIHALSVTTSEDGLSGLFTGTYQLSDEEVEALGEGNLYIDIHTTENRGGELRGVIRE encoded by the coding sequence ATGAGAAAGTATCAAACATTACTATCTAAATTTTCCATCAGTGCCTTTGCCCTGATTTTTGCAACCAATTTTGCCGTACCATCTCACGCTTTATCCTCCTCTGAGTCTGACCTTGAGGCAGGAAAATTAGCCATGATGCACGATGGAGCATCAGAGGAAGAAATGGAAGCAATGGAAGGTAGTGAAACCATGGAAGCCCAAATGGAGATGATGGAAGAGTCATCCATGGAAGAAGAACAAGAAATGGGCTTCAAAGTGATGACAGCAATGTTATCAGGAGATAATGTTTATCCTACCCCCGTGGAAACCAATGCAGGTGGTGTTGCCGTAGCGATTTTGAGCGAAAATAACACCTTAATGGTTTATGGTAGTTTCAACGCTTTAAGTAGCCCCCTCAGAGACTATGAAACCGATCCTGTAGATCCTCCTAATCCTGCTATTACCTCTGCTGTACATTTACATATTGGTACCCCAGAGGAAAATGGTTCTTTTATCCATGCTTTGTCTGTAACTACCTCTGAAGATGGTTTAAGTGGTCTTTTCACTGGTACTTATCAATTATCCGATGAAGAAGTTGAGGCATTAGGAGAAGGAAATTTATACATCGACATTCACACCACCGAAAATCGTGGCGGTGAATTAAGAGGAGTCATCAGAGAATAA
- a CDS encoding zeta-carotene desaturase (PFAM: Flavin containing amine oxidoreductase~TIGRFAM: carotene 7,8-desaturase~COGs: COG3349 conserved hypothetical protein~InterPro IPR000759:IPR002937:IPR014103~KEGG: cyc:PCC7424_0679 carotene 7,8-desaturase~PFAM: amine oxidase~PRIAM: Carotene 7,8-desaturase~SPTR: Carotene 7,8-desaturase;~TIGRFAM: carotene 7,8-desaturase), protein MRVAIVGAGLAGLATAIDLVDAGCEVEIFESRPFVGGKVGSWVDKDGNHIEMGLHVFFGCYYNLFALMEKVGAIDNLRLKQHTHTFINEGGRVGELDFRFITGAPFNGLKAFFTTSQLSAVDKVANSLALGTSPIVRGLVDFEGAMRDIRKLDKVSFADWFRSHGGNQGSLDKMWNPIAYALGFIDTENISARCMLTIFQFFAAKTEASVLRMLEGSPHEYLHKPIVNYLEERGVKIHTRRRVREIQYEENGKANVTGLLIADGETEELVTADKYVCACDVPGIQRLLPEGWRKWSEFDNIYKLDAVPVATVQLRFDGWVTELNDPQKRSQLEKAEGIDNLLYTADADFSCFSDLALSSPGDYYREGEGSLLQLVLTPGDPFIKESNEKIAHHVLDQVHKLFPSSRELNMTWFSVVKLAQSLYREAPGMDVYRPAQKTPIDNFFLAGSYTQQDYIDSMEGATISGRQAAAEVLASKG, encoded by the coding sequence ATGCGAGTTGCCATCGTCGGTGCTGGATTAGCAGGGTTAGCCACAGCCATTGATTTAGTTGATGCTGGTTGTGAGGTTGAAATTTTTGAATCTCGTCCTTTTGTGGGGGGGAAGGTTGGTAGTTGGGTTGATAAGGATGGTAATCACATTGAGATGGGGTTACACGTCTTTTTTGGCTGTTATTACAATCTTTTTGCTCTGATGGAAAAGGTAGGGGCGATCGACAATTTACGGTTAAAACAACACACTCACACCTTTATCAATGAGGGGGGCAGAGTGGGAGAGCTTGATTTTCGTTTCATCACAGGCGCTCCTTTTAATGGTTTGAAAGCCTTTTTTACTACTTCTCAGCTTTCGGCGGTGGATAAAGTTGCCAATTCTTTAGCCCTTGGCACTAGCCCCATTGTAAGGGGATTGGTGGATTTTGAAGGTGCTATGCGAGATATTCGCAAGTTAGATAAGGTTAGTTTTGCGGATTGGTTTAGAAGCCATGGGGGTAACCAAGGTAGTTTGGATAAGATGTGGAATCCCATCGCCTATGCTTTGGGTTTTATTGATACGGAAAATATTTCGGCTCGTTGTATGTTGACCATTTTCCAATTTTTTGCAGCAAAAACTGAGGCTTCTGTACTCAGGATGTTGGAAGGTTCTCCCCATGAGTATTTACACAAGCCCATCGTCAATTATTTAGAAGAAAGAGGGGTAAAAATTCATACTCGCCGACGGGTGAGGGAAATTCAGTACGAGGAAAATGGCAAGGCTAACGTAACGGGGTTATTGATTGCTGACGGTGAAACGGAGGAGTTGGTAACAGCGGATAAATATGTATGTGCTTGTGATGTGCCGGGTATTCAGCGATTGTTACCTGAAGGGTGGCGTAAGTGGTCTGAGTTTGACAATATCTATAAGTTGGATGCGGTGCCTGTGGCTACGGTGCAGTTACGTTTTGATGGTTGGGTAACGGAGTTAAATGATCCTCAAAAACGTAGTCAGTTGGAGAAGGCGGAGGGCATTGATAATTTGCTTTATACGGCGGATGCTGATTTCTCTTGTTTTTCTGATTTGGCTTTGTCTAGTCCTGGGGATTATTATCGTGAGGGTGAGGGTTCTTTGTTACAGTTGGTGTTAACCCCGGGAGATCCTTTTATTAAGGAAAGTAATGAAAAGATTGCCCACCATGTTTTGGATCAGGTACATAAGTTGTTTCCTTCTTCTCGGGAGCTTAATATGACTTGGTTTAGTGTGGTGAAGTTGGCTCAATCTTTGTATCGTGAGGCTCCGGGGATGGATGTTTATCGTCCTGCTCAAAAGACTCCTATTGATAATTTTTTCTTGGCTGGTAGTTATACTCAGCAGGATTATATTGATAGTATGGAGGGAGCTACTATTTCGGGAAGACAGGCGGCCGCTGAGGTTTTGGCTTCTAAGGGATAA
- a CDS encoding hypothetical protein (KEGG: ptm:GSPATT00024664001 hypothetical protein), protein MMKERDKYAVFLGLFIVLGAIAQRYSLMLPQFWDVTITVLTSFYLGYLIKKTMAK, encoded by the coding sequence ATGATGAAGGAAAGAGATAAATATGCGGTATTTTTGGGTCTTTTTATTGTCTTAGGGGCGATCGCCCAGAGATACTCGTTGATGTTGCCTCAGTTTTGGGATGTGACTATTACTGTGCTGACTAGCTTCTATTTAGGCTATTTAATCAAAAAGACCATGGCGAAATGA